Proteins encoded within one genomic window of Dromaius novaehollandiae isolate bDroNov1 chromosome 7, bDroNov1.hap1, whole genome shotgun sequence:
- the FLACC1 gene encoding flagellum-associated coiled-coil domain-containing protein 1 isoform X2 encodes MSKAALPSRRHGSQQKSRKAPHAAEKAVEIAPGYKFIRAKDHLSVVLEDKFFDRLLSSVDEQVSPVTPCAPEKNETSLQEAHRLEVAGLQEHFQKLLELERAAAEEKLEGLQKEYRHLKNAFQVYQNSIADEMEEKWLRREADWRISEKVDWERAMLQQSIYETA; translated from the exons ATGTCTAA AGCTGCACTGCCCTCCAGGAGGCATGGCAgtcagcagaaaagcaggaaggCCCCTCAT GCTGCAGAAAAGGCTGTGGAAATTGCACCTGGCTACAAGTTCATACGGGCTAAAGACCATCTCTCTGTAGTCCTAGAGGATAAATTTTTTGACAGATTATTATCATCTGTGGATGAACAAGTTTCACCTGTCACTCCCTG TGCCCCAGAAAAGAATGAAAC CTCACTTCAAGAAGCTCATAGGTTAGAAGTTGCTGGCTTGCAAGAACATTTCCAGAAGTTACTGGAGCTTGAGagagcagctgcagaagaaaaactgg AGGGACTGCAGAAAGAATACAGGCATCTGAAGAATGCATTCCAAGTCTACCAG AACAGCATTGCTGATGAGATGGAGGAGAAGTGGCTTAGAAGAGAAGCAGACTGGAGGATAAGTGAGAAGGTTGACTGGGAGAGAGCAATGTTACAGCAAA gtatttaTGAAACAGCATGA
- the FLACC1 gene encoding flagellum-associated coiled-coil domain-containing protein 1 isoform X1, translating to MSKAALPSRRHGSQQKSRKAPHAAEKAVEIAPGYKFIRAKDHLSVVLEDKFFDRLLSSVDEQVSPVTPCAPEKNETSLQEAHRLEVAGLQEHFQKLLELERAAAEEKLEGLQKEYRHLKNAFQVYQNSIADEMEEKWLRREADWRISEKVDWERAMLQQKQMLTNKFEKELQELSKLLQDRNSTMEKCFQQEKEVFMKQHEEDLQKIAELQKCREASLVVEAERKCL from the exons ATGTCTAA AGCTGCACTGCCCTCCAGGAGGCATGGCAgtcagcagaaaagcaggaaggCCCCTCAT GCTGCAGAAAAGGCTGTGGAAATTGCACCTGGCTACAAGTTCATACGGGCTAAAGACCATCTCTCTGTAGTCCTAGAGGATAAATTTTTTGACAGATTATTATCATCTGTGGATGAACAAGTTTCACCTGTCACTCCCTG TGCCCCAGAAAAGAATGAAAC CTCACTTCAAGAAGCTCATAGGTTAGAAGTTGCTGGCTTGCAAGAACATTTCCAGAAGTTACTGGAGCTTGAGagagcagctgcagaagaaaaactgg AGGGACTGCAGAAAGAATACAGGCATCTGAAGAATGCATTCCAAGTCTACCAG AACAGCATTGCTGATGAGATGGAGGAGAAGTGGCTTAGAAGAGAAGCAGACTGGAGGATAAGTGAGAAGGTTGACTGGGAGAGAGCAATGTTACAGCAAA AGCAGATGCTGACAAATAAATTTGAGAAGGAACTTCAGGAATTATCAAAGCTTCTTCAGGATAGAAACTCTACAATGGAGAAATGCTTCCAGCAAGAGAAAGAG gtatttaTGAAACAGCATGAAGAAGACTTGCAGAAAATAGCAGAGTTGCAGAAGTGCAGAGAGGCAAGTTTGGTTGTGGAAGCGGAGAGAAAATGTCTGTAG